The DNA segment TGGACATAAACTGGGTGAATTTGCGGTTACGCGTAACTATCGTGGTCATGCCGCTGATAAGAAATCTAAGAGGTAATAGAGATGGAAATACCTGCTCAATTAAAATATGCGCGTATTTCTGCGCAGAAATGTCGCCTCGTAGCTGATCAAGTTCGCGGTATGCCAGTAGAAAAGGCAATGGACTTATTAACATTTAGCCCTAAAAAAGCGGCGCATTTGGTCAAAGGTGTGTTAGCATCTGCTATTGCAAATGCAGAGCATAATGATGGGTTGGACATTGATGAATTATATGTTTCTTCTATCTATGTTGATGAAGGTCCAACAATGAAGCGATATCGTGCGCGTGCTAAAGGTCGCGGAAATCAAATTCTTAAAAGAACTGCTCACATAACTGTGAAAGTTAAAGAGCGAGAAGGGGCATAATTATGGGTCAAAAAGTAAGTCCTGTTGGGATTCGTTTAGGCTACATCAAAGATTGGAATTCAGTTTGGTATGCTGATAGCAAAGATTATGCCACTAAATTACATGAAGATATTAGAGTGCGTGAATATTTACATAAAAAATTAAAGCACGCGGCTTTATCACATGTGAAGATTGAACGCCCGGCACAAAATGCGAAAGTAACACTTTATACTGCTCGTCCTGGTATTGTGATTGGCAAAAAAGGTGAAGATGTAGAAATATTACGCGCTGAATTAAATAAATTTATGGGTGTACCAGTTCAGGTTAATATTGAAGAAATTAAAAAACCTGAAACTGATGCGCAGCTAGTTGCTGATGGTATTGCACAACAACTTGAAAAGCGTGTTATGTTTCGTCGCGCGATGAAACGTGCGATTCAAGCCGCTATGAAAGCTGGTGCGCAAGGTGTTAAAGTAATGGTCAGTGGTCGTTTAGGTGGTGCAGAAATTGCACGTTCTGAATGGGCGCGTGAAGGTCGTGTGCCTTTGCATACATTTCGTGCTGATATCGATTATGCAACATCTGAAGCTTTAACAACTTACGGTATTATTGGTGTTAAAGTTTGGATATTTAAAGGTGAAGTTATACCTGGTGAGAGAAATCAACAGCCAGAGCAGACTGAGAAGAAAGCGCCTAAAAGACGTAGTAGAAGAGGAGCTAACTAATGTTACAACCAAAGCGTACAAAATTCCGCAAGCAGATGAAACTGCGTAATCGCGGTATGGCGACTCGAGGCGATAAGGTTAGTTTTGGTGATTTCGGCTTGAAAGCAACAGGTCGTGGTCGTATTACTGCTCGTCAGATCGAGGCAGCTCGTCGTGCAATTAACCGTTACATCCGTCGTGGTGGTAAAATTTGGATTCGTATTTTTCCAGATAAACCGATTACTAATAAACCGTTGGGTGTTCGTATGGGTAGTGGTAAAGGGTCTGTTGAGTATTGGGTTGCACAAATCCAACCAGGCAGAGTACTTTATGAACTAAAAGGTGTGAATGAGGAAGTAGCAAGAGAGGCGTTTAGATTAGCCTCAGCTAAATTGCCTGTTTCTACAACCTTTGTAACTAAGACGGTGATGTAGTAATGAAAGTAAGTGAACTTAAAGAAAAATCAGTAGAAGAGCTTCAAGCTTATAGGCTTGAGCTTTTAAAAGAGCAGTTCAATTTGCGTATGCAAAAAGGAACCGGCCAATTGACTAAAAAACATTTGTTAACGCAAGTGCGTCGTAATGTCGCGCGCGTTAATACATTAATAACTGAAAAAGAAACAGTCTAGGTAGGTAATTTATGAGCGCTGAAGCAAAAATTAGAACGCTGGCAGGTAAAGTCATCAGTAATAAGATGGATAAGACCGTAACGGTACTTGTTGAGCGTCGTGTTAAGCATCCGATTTATGGTAAGTTTGTTAAAAAATCTACAAAATACCATGCACATGATCAAGATAATGCCGCGAATGAAGGTGATACTGTAACGATTACAGAAACAAAACCTTATTCTAAAACTAAAAAATGGCGTTTGGTTGAGATTGTAGAACGTGCAAAATAAAATGCATTTGTGTTTTTTGTATGTGTTGGTATAATAACGCGTCATTGCGGTATTAACGTAGAAAAATTTAGTTTTGTTTTTTGGAGATTTACAATGATTCAGATGCAGACTGAGCTTACTGTTGCTGATAACAGTGGAGCTCGCCGTGTAGAGTGCATTAAAGTGCTCGGCGGATCACATCGCCGTTATGCATCGATAGGTGATGTAATTAAAGTGTCCGTCAAAGAGGCGATCCCTCGTGGTCGTGCAAAAAAAGGTGATGTTTATAATGCTGTGGTTGTTAGAACGAGAAAAGGTGTTCGTCGTCGTGATGGTTCCGTTATTCGTTTTGATAGTAATGCAGCTGTGTTATTAAATGCAAACCTGCAGCCAATCGGTACTCGTATTTTCGGCCCTGTTACGCGTGAATTGCGTACAGAGCAGTTTATGAAGATCGTTTCATTGGCTCCTGAAGTGCTTTAAGAGTCAAGGAGATTTAGAAACATGAGTATGAGTAAAATTAAATCTGGTGATCAGGTAATTATTATTGCGGGTAAAAATAAAGGTGCTCGTGGTACAGTGTTACGCTCAATGCCTGAAAAAGAGCGTGTTGTGGTTGAAGGTGTTAATATGATTAAAAAACATATGAAACCAAATCCACAGCGTAATGTTGAAGGTGGTATTGTTGAAAAAGAAGCCCCAATTCACGTTTCAAATGTGGCATTGATTAATCCAGCAACTGATAAAGCTGATCGAGTTGGCTTTAAAACGCTAGAAGATGGTAAAAAAGTTCGCTTTTTTAAATCTAATGGTGAAGTGGTAGATATTTAAGGGCATTAAAATGATTAGATTAAAAGATAAATATCATGAAAAAGTCGTACCAGCTTTACTAGAGAAGTTTGGTTATGAAAATGTCATGCAAGTGCCTAAGATTGAAAAAATCACTTTAAATATGGGTGTTGGTGAGGCAACTCGTGATAAGAAAGTAATGGATCATGCAGTAAGAGATTTAGAGGCGATTGCCGGTCAAAAAGTGATTGTGACTAAATCACGTAAATCAATTGCTGGTTTTAAAATTCGTGATGGTTGGCCGATTGGTTGTAAAGTAACATTACGTGGTGAGAGAATGTATGAGTTTTTTGATCGCTTAATTGCAGTTGCAATTCCACGTGTTCGTGACTTCCGCGGTTTAAATAATAAATCATTCGATGGTCATGGTAATTACAGTATGGGAATGCGCGAGCAAATCGCTTTTCCAGAAATTGACTATGACAAAATAGATGCAATTCGTGGTTTGGATATTACGATTACGACATCAGCTAAAACTGATGACGAAGGCCGCGCATTGCTTGAAGCATTTAACTTCCCGCTGAAGTCGTAATAGGAGAATTGTTAAGATGGCAAAAGCATCTATGGTAGAGCGTGAAAAGAAAAGAATGCGCTTAGTCGCTCGTTACAGTCAGAAGCGTAGTGAGTTAAGAGCAATTATTAAAAGCCCAAATGCCTCTGATGAGGAGAAATGGGAAGCGCAAGTTAAGTTACAAAAACTGCCAGTTGATTCATCATCGTCAAGATTACAAAGACGTTGTGAATTAACAGGTCGTCCGCATGGCGTTTATCGTAAGTTCAAATTAGGACGTAATAAATTGCGTGAACATGCGATGGTGGGTAATATTCCAGGCCTTAAAAAGGCTAGCTGGTAATTTTAAAGAGGAATTACATTATGAGTATGCAAGATCCTGTAGCAGATATGTTAACGCGTATTAGAAATGCGCAGGCTGCTGGTAAAAAAGAGGTTTTAATTCCTTTGTCTAAGCATAAGGTTGCTTTGGCTGAATTATTGAAATCTGAAGGCTTTATCCGTGATGTGGTGGCTAATAATGAAGGCCATGGCAGTTTAACTGTTGTATTGAAATATCATCATGGAAAACCAGTGATTGAAATGTTAAAACGTATCAGTCGTCCTGGTCTTCGTATTTATAGAGCCGCTAATGAGTTACCTAAAGTTTATGGTGGCTTAGGTGTAGCAGTTGTATCTACATCAAAAGGGGTGATGAGTGACCGTGAGGCTCGTCGTTTAGGCTTAGGTGGCGAAGTAGTTTGCTACGTAGCGTAATTTAGGAGAATAATAAAAATGTCTAGAATCGCCAGAAGACCGGTTTCTATTCCAACAGGTACATCTGTTGAGATTAAAGGAAACGATCTAACCGTGAAAGGTGCTAAAGGTGTGTTATCACGCGCATTTAACCCTTTGGTTCGTATCGTTGAAAATGATAATCAGATCCAGGTTGAAGCAGTGAATAATAGCAAAGAAGCTAAAACACAGTCAGGTACTGCGCGTGCACTTCTAAACAACATGGTTGTCGGCGTAAGCCAAGGCTTTGAGAAAAAGTTGCAATTAGTTGGTGTTGGATATCGCGCAAAAGCACAAGGCAAACAAGTGAATTTAACATTGGGTTTTTCACATCCAATTAATCATTCACTGCCAGAAGGGGTAACAATTGAAACACCTTCGCAGACTGAAATTGTTCTAAAAAGTGCTGATAAGCAACTATTAGGTCAAGCTGCATCTGATATCCGTGGTTATCGTCCGCCAGAACCCTACAAAGGCAAGGGTGTTCGCTATGCGGATGAGAGAATTGTTACTAAAGAAGCTAAGAAAAAATAAGTGAGTTAACGATGGATAAAAAACAAACTCGTTTACGTCGTGCAAAGCGCTTCCGTATGAAAGTAAAAGAATTAGAACAAGTGCGTCTGTGCGTTCATCGTACACCACGTCATACTTACGCTCAGATTATTTCAGGCGATGGTTCTACTATATTAGCTGCAGCATCTACTTTAGAGAAAGACATTCGTTCTGCTTGTGATTACACAGGTAATGTGAATGCTTCTGTTGTTGTCGGTGAACATATTGCTAAGCGTGCACTTGAGAAAGGTATTACTGAAGTCGCTTTTGATCGTTCAGGCTTTAAATATCATGGTCGTGTTAAAGCGCTTGCAGATAGTGCAAGAAAACATGGTTTGAAATTTTAAGAAATTAAGAAGGTTTAAGCGAATATGAATAATACAACTGCACAAAAAACTGACGGTTTAATTGAGAAGCTAGTTACTGTTAATCGTCATGCTAAAACAGTCAAAGGTGGGCGTATTTTCAGCTTTGCTGCACTGACTGTTGTTGGTGATGGGAAAGGTAGAATTGGCATTGGTCGTGGTAAATCACGTGAAGTGCCTGTTGCTATTCAAAAAGCAATGGAAAACGCTCGTCGTAATATGGTAGAGATTGGTTTAAATGGAGATACATTATGGTATCCAATTAAATCAAAACATAGTGCTTCTAAAATTTATATGCAACCCGCTTCTAAAGGTACAGGTATTATTGCAGGTGGTGCAATGCGTGCTGTATTTGAAGTTATTGGTGTTCATAACGTTTTAGCTAAGGCTTATGGTTCAACTAATCCAGTTAATGTCGTACGTGCAACCGTTAAAGGTTTGCAAGCAATGAACTCTCCTGAAGAGATTGCTGATAAACGTGGCATATCGATTGAAGAAATTCAGGGGTAGGATAATGGCTGAAAAAACAATTCAAGTGACATTAAAGCGTAGCTTAATTGGGCGCTTAAAAAAGCACTTAGCGACAGCAAGAGGTTTAGGGTTAAGAAAAATTAATCAAACGGTTGAAGTGTTAGATACACCTGAAAATCGTGGAATGATTAATCAAATTAGTTATATGGTCGAGGTTAAGGAGTAGTCATGCATTTAAATACTTTAGCGCCTGCTCCTGGTTCAAAGACGACTGCAAAGCGTGTTGGTCGTGGCATTGGCTCAGGTTTAGGTAAAACATCAGGGCGTGGCCATAAAGGTCAAAAAGCGCGTTCAGGTGGTTATCATAAAGTTGGCTTTGAAGGCGGTCAGATGCCAATTCAGCGTCGTTTACCTAAATTTGGTTTTAAATCAAGAAAATCATTCACAGTAGCTGAAATTCGTTTATCTGAATTAGCACTTGTTGAAGGTGATGTTGTTGATTTAGACACTTTAAAGCAAGCAGGTTTAATTCGTAAAGATATGCTTAGTGCACGTGTGATTGCAAGTGGTGAAGTAACAAAAGCAGTTCATGTTGTTGGTCTTCATTGTACTAAAGGGGCAAAAGCACAAATTGAGGCTGCTGGCGGAAAAGTTGAATAAATAAGGCTTAAAATGTCTAGACAAAAAAAGATGATGAATAAAGGCGGTGGATTAACAGAGTTAAAACACCGCCTTCTGTTTGTATTAATAGGGATTATTGTGTTTCGGTTAGGGTCTTATATACCAGTTCCTGGTATTGATCCTCATCAGTTGTCACAGTTTTTTAGCGGGCAGGATAGCACTATTTTGGGCATGTTTAATATGTTCTCTGGTGGTGCACTATCTCGATTTACTATTTTTGCACTAGGCGTGATGCCTTATATTTCTGCATCAATTATTTTTCAACTATTAACACAAGTTGTACCATCACTTGAAGAAATAAAAAAAGAAGGTGAATCAGGCAAGCGTAAAATTACTCAATATACTCGCTATGCAACCTTTGCCTTGGCATTATTTCAATCATTAGGTATTGCTAAATTTTTAGCGGGAAAAGGCCTAATTTTAGCAGGTGTTTCACCGATTATGTTCTATATTTCTGCGGTAGTTACATTAACAACAGGTAGTATGTTTTTGATGTGGCTAGGTGAGCAAATGACAGAACGCGGTGTTGGTAATGGTATCTCTATGTTAATTTTCTCAGGTATTGTTGCAGGCTTACCAACGGCAATTGTTCATACCTTAGAGCAAACACAGCGTGGTGACTTATCTTTAATTGTATTACTGTTTATTGTCATTATTGTATTAGCAGTAACCGCTTTTGTTGTTTATATGGAGCGAGCTCAACGCAGAATTACGGTTAATTATGCCCGTAGACAACAAGGCCGTAAAATGTATGCACCACAAAGTAGCCATTTACCACTAAAAATTAATATGGCAGGTGTCATTCCGCCTATTTTTGCGTCATCAATTTTGCTATTTCCAGCAACAATTGGTCAATGGTTTGGTAGTGGAACTTCAGGATTAACATGGTTGGGTAAAATTGGACTGGCTTTAGCGCCAGGACAACCGTTATACTTAATCGTTTTTGCTATTGCAATTATATTTTTCTGCTTTTTTTATACGGCATTAGTCTTTAATCCTAAAGAAACAGCAGATAATTTAAAAAAATCTGGCGCATTTATACCAGGAATTAGACCTGGGGAGCAGACAGCGAAGTATATTGATGCTACAATGAGTCGCTTGACTCTTGTTGGGTCAATTTATATAACGGCAGTTTGTTTATTACCATTAATTTTAATGCAGTTTTGGAGTGTGCCGTTTTATTTTGGTGGAACATCACTTTTAATTGTTGTTGTTGTAATCATGGACTTTATTGCTCAGGTTCAATCGCATATGATGTCAACAAAGTATGATTCACTATTGAAAAAAGCTAATTTAACGAGCTTTGGTAGATAAAGAGGATTTGATAATGAAAGTAAGAGCATCTGTAAAAAAAATGTGCAGACATTGCCGTACGATTCGTAGAAATGGCGTTGTACGTGTAATTTGCAGTGACCCAAGACATAAGCAAAGACAAGGTTAATATTAATAATCTTGATTTTTTGATCAGTTTGTTATATCTTGAGTGATCTTTGCGTAGATGGGTAATAATTTTAACTAAAAAATAAACTAGGAGATTTGTGAATGGCCCGTATAGCTGGCGTTAATATCCCAGATCATAAACATGCAGATATTGCACTGACTGCAATATATGGCATCGGTCGTCCGAGAGCTATAGAGATTTGTCAAGCGGTTAGTATTGATCCGCAAACTAAAATAAAAGAATTATCGGAAGAGCAGCTCGATGCATTGCGTAACGAGATTGGAAATTATACGGTAGAGGGTGATTTACGCCGTGAAGTATCAATGAACATCAAACGTTTGATGGATTTAGGTACTTATCGTGGCCGTCGTCATCGTCGTAATTTGCCTGTTAGAGGACAGCGTACTAAAACGAATGCACGTACGCGTAAAGGGCCTCGTAAGCCGATTAGAGCGTAAGACAATAATAACGATAGGATAAATAGTGTTATGGCAAAAACATCCAAAACTACATCTTCTCGTAAGAAGGTAAAACGCACCGTAGTTGACGCTATGGCGCATGTTCAAGCTTCATTTAATAACACCATTGTGACCATTACTGATCGTCAAGGTAATGCGCTTGCATGGGCTACTGCTGGCGGCAGTGGCTTTCGTGGTTCGCGTAAGAGTACGCCGTTTGCAGCGCAGGTTGCTGCAGAACGTGCAGGTACTCAAGCACAGGAGTTTGGTGTTAAAAATATTGACGTATTTATTAAAGGCCCAGGCCCTGGTCGTGAATCAGCGGTTAGAGCACTTAATGCGAAAGGATTTAAAATCACCAGTATTACTGATGTGACACCTTTACCGCATAATGGTTGTCGTGCGCCTAAAAAGCGTCGTGTATAAGAATGAGGTTATAAAATTATGGCAAGATATTTAGGACCTAAGTGTAAACTTTCACGTCGCGAAGGCACTGATTTGTTTTTAAAAAGCGGCGTTAAACCATTTGAAGCAAAGTGTAGAGCTAATACAGCACCTGGTCAACACGGTGCTAGACGTGCTCGTTTGTCGGATTATGGTTTGCAATTAAGAGAGAAACAAAAAGTTCGTCGTATTTATGGCGTACTAGAAAATCAATTCAGACGTTATTATACTGAAGCGGCTCGCCGTAGAGGTAACACGGGTGAAAATTTATTAAAACTATTAGAAAACCGTCTTGATAATGTTGTTTATCGTATGGGATTTGGTGCGACTCGTGCTGAAGCTAGACAGCTTGTATCTCATCGTTCAATTTTAGTCAATGGTAAAAGCTGTAATATTCCTTCATACCAAGTAAATGTGGAGGATGTTATTGCAATTAGAGAAAAATCTAAGAAACAATTGCGTATTCAAAATGCTATGGAATTATCTAAGCAACGTGTACCTGTTTCTTGGATTGAGATTGATGAAACGAAGATGGAAGGTGTTTTTAAAAGTGAGCCTGATCGTTCAGAATTATCAGCTGATATTAATGAACAGCTAATCATCGAGTTGTATTCAAAGTAAACTATTAACTTAAAACATAATTAAAAGAGGTCAATCCATGTCAGAGTGTCCTACAGAGCTTTATAAACCAGAGCTGGGTGAAGCAGAGCTGATAGGTACCAATCGTTATCGTGTGGCTTTATCACCGATTGCCGCTGGATTTGCTCATGTGCTTGGGAATTCATTGCGACGAGTACTTTTATCATCAATTCCAGGTGCTGCAGTTGTTGAAGCTCAAATTGATGGTGTACTGCATGAATATTCAACATTAGATGGTGTTCAAGAAGATGTTGTTGAAATTCTATTGAATTTAAAGCAACTAGCTGTACGACTAGAGCCAGGTTATGATGAAGTCTATTTGACAATTAATAAACAGGGACCATGTACAATTACAGCGGGAGATATTGAAACTTCAGGTAAAGCTGAAATTATTAATCCTGACTTTGTAATTGCTCATGTAACTAGTGATCGTGAGTTTGCGATGACTTTACGTTTATTGCAGCGTCGCCGTGGGTTTAGTGTTAATCAAGATGTCAATTTAGCTGAAAGTGAAGTTCGTCCTATTGGTGTGATGACTTTAGAGGCTGGATTTAATCCATTGTCTCAGTGTGCTTTTGAAGTTGAAGCTATCGATGGTAATAGTGAACTATTATCATTGTCTATTTCAACAAATGGTACGATTGATCCACGTGAAGCTGTTGAGCTTGCAATGACTTACTTGTATGAGCAGGTATCTGTATTTGTTGATCTGAAAGCACCAATTGGTTTAGCAAAGCAAAGTGATACACCTGATGTTGATCCAGTGCTATTAAGACCAGTTGATGATTTAGAGTTAACAGTTCGTTCTGCTAATTGTTTGAAAGCAGAGAATGTAAGATTTTTAGGTGACTTAGTACAATATACTGAGTCCGACTTGCTTAAGATACCAAATCTTGGTCGCAAATCTTTGACTGAAATTAAAAGTATCTTATCTGAGCGAGGACTTTCTTTAGGCATGCGACTTGATAGTTGGCCACCTGAAGAGTTAATGGGTAAATAAATAAGTAATAATTTTAACAAGAAGGAATATTACCAATGCGTCATCAGAGAAAAAGCCGTAAGTTTGGACGTACTTCCAGCCATCGCCGTGCGATGTTTCGTAATATGACGGCATCTTTAATTAAACATGAGGTTATTAAAACAACCTTAGCTAAAGCTAAAGAATTACGTGGTGTTGTTGAGCCTTTAATTACATTAGCCAAACGTGAAACAGCTATTCGTCAGGATAAAGAGCTAACTGAACAACAGCGTAATGATAAAATTGTAGCACTTCGTCGCCTTGCATTTGCAAGAATTCGTAACAAAGAAGCGGTTAAGCAGTTATTTGAAACATTAGGCCCTCGTTATAGTGAGCGTCAAGGTGGTTATACACGTGTTTTAAAATGTGGTCATCGCTTTGGTGATTCAGCGCCTATGGCTTTTATTGAGTTAGTTGATCGCCCGATTGAAATTGAAGCTGACGAAGAATAATACTAAAATAAACTTTTCTTATTTAGAAAATTAATTAAAAGCTAAGTGTATTTTAATACATTTGGCTTTTTTTTTGCTTTTTACACTCTTTTTCATTTGATAGTTGAGTTGCATATAGGTATACTATACCTATAGAATACGTGTGCCTTAACTATGTGTATAAAATTTATTTATCTGCATGATAAATTACATATATTTGA comes from the bacterium SCSIO 12844 genome and includes:
- the rpmJ gene encoding 50S ribosomal protein L36 yields the protein MKVRASVKKMCRHCRTIRRNGVVRVICSDPRHKQRQG
- the rpsM gene encoding 30S ribosomal protein S13, yielding MARIAGVNIPDHKHADIALTAIYGIGRPRAIEICQAVSIDPQTKIKELSEEQLDALRNEIGNYTVEGDLRREVSMNIKRLMDLGTYRGRRHRRNLPVRGQRTKTNARTRKGPRKPIRA
- the rplV gene encoding 50S ribosomal protein L22; the protein is MEIPAQLKYARISAQKCRLVADQVRGMPVEKAMDLLTFSPKKAAHLVKGVLASAIANAEHNDGLDIDELYVSSIYVDEGPTMKRYRARAKGRGNQILKRTAHITVKVKEREGA
- the rpsQ gene encoding 30S ribosomal protein S17, with product MSAEAKIRTLAGKVISNKMDKTVTVLVERRVKHPIYGKFVKKSTKYHAHDQDNAANEGDTVTITETKPYSKTKKWRLVEIVERAK
- the rplN gene encoding 50S ribosomal protein L14 encodes the protein MIQMQTELTVADNSGARRVECIKVLGGSHRRYASIGDVIKVSVKEAIPRGRAKKGDVYNAVVVRTRKGVRRRDGSVIRFDSNAAVLLNANLQPIGTRIFGPVTRELRTEQFMKIVSLAPEVL
- the rplP gene encoding 50S ribosomal protein L16; the protein is MLQPKRTKFRKQMKLRNRGMATRGDKVSFGDFGLKATGRGRITARQIEAARRAINRYIRRGGKIWIRIFPDKPITNKPLGVRMGSGKGSVEYWVAQIQPGRVLYELKGVNEEVAREAFRLASAKLPVSTTFVTKTVM
- the rpsK gene encoding 30S ribosomal protein S11, with the translated sequence MAKTSKTTSSRKKVKRTVVDAMAHVQASFNNTIVTITDRQGNALAWATAGGSGFRGSRKSTPFAAQVAAERAGTQAQEFGVKNIDVFIKGPGPGRESAVRALNAKGFKITSITDVTPLPHNGCRAPKKRRV
- the rpsE gene encoding 30S ribosomal protein S5, producing the protein MNNTTAQKTDGLIEKLVTVNRHAKTVKGGRIFSFAALTVVGDGKGRIGIGRGKSREVPVAIQKAMENARRNMVEIGLNGDTLWYPIKSKHSASKIYMQPASKGTGIIAGGAMRAVFEVIGVHNVLAKAYGSTNPVNVVRATVKGLQAMNSPEEIADKRGISIEEIQG
- the rpmD gene encoding 50S ribosomal protein L30, translated to MAEKTIQVTLKRSLIGRLKKHLATARGLGLRKINQTVEVLDTPENRGMINQISYMVEVKE
- the rplF gene encoding 50S ribosomal protein L6 codes for the protein MSRIARRPVSIPTGTSVEIKGNDLTVKGAKGVLSRAFNPLVRIVENDNQIQVEAVNNSKEAKTQSGTARALLNNMVVGVSQGFEKKLQLVGVGYRAKAQGKQVNLTLGFSHPINHSLPEGVTIETPSQTEIVLKSADKQLLGQAASDIRGYRPPEPYKGKGVRYADERIVTKEAKKK
- the rpsN gene encoding 30S ribosomal protein S14, with translation MAKASMVEREKKRMRLVARYSQKRSELRAIIKSPNASDEEKWEAQVKLQKLPVDSSSSRLQRRCELTGRPHGVYRKFKLGRNKLREHAMVGNIPGLKKASW
- the rplX gene encoding 50S ribosomal protein L24, with the translated sequence MSKIKSGDQVIIIAGKNKGARGTVLRSMPEKERVVVEGVNMIKKHMKPNPQRNVEGGIVEKEAPIHVSNVALINPATDKADRVGFKTLEDGKKVRFFKSNGEVVDI
- the rpmC gene encoding 50S ribosomal protein L29, coding for MKVSELKEKSVEELQAYRLELLKEQFNLRMQKGTGQLTKKHLLTQVRRNVARVNTLITEKETV
- the rpsD gene encoding 30S ribosomal protein S4; protein product: MARYLGPKCKLSRREGTDLFLKSGVKPFEAKCRANTAPGQHGARRARLSDYGLQLREKQKVRRIYGVLENQFRRYYTEAARRRGNTGENLLKLLENRLDNVVYRMGFGATRAEARQLVSHRSILVNGKSCNIPSYQVNVEDVIAIREKSKKQLRIQNAMELSKQRVPVSWIEIDETKMEGVFKSEPDRSELSADINEQLIIELYSK
- the rplO gene encoding 50S ribosomal protein L15; the encoded protein is MHLNTLAPAPGSKTTAKRVGRGIGSGLGKTSGRGHKGQKARSGGYHKVGFEGGQMPIQRRLPKFGFKSRKSFTVAEIRLSELALVEGDVVDLDTLKQAGLIRKDMLSARVIASGEVTKAVHVVGLHCTKGAKAQIEAAGGKVE
- the rpsH gene encoding 30S ribosomal protein S8 produces the protein MSMQDPVADMLTRIRNAQAAGKKEVLIPLSKHKVALAELLKSEGFIRDVVANNEGHGSLTVVLKYHHGKPVIEMLKRISRPGLRIYRAANELPKVYGGLGVAVVSTSKGVMSDREARRLGLGGEVVCYVA
- the rplR gene encoding 50S ribosomal protein L18, translating into MDKKQTRLRRAKRFRMKVKELEQVRLCVHRTPRHTYAQIISGDGSTILAAASTLEKDIRSACDYTGNVNASVVVGEHIAKRALEKGITEVAFDRSGFKYHGRVKALADSARKHGLKF
- the rpoA gene encoding DNA-directed RNA polymerase subunit alpha → MSECPTELYKPELGEAELIGTNRYRVALSPIAAGFAHVLGNSLRRVLLSSIPGAAVVEAQIDGVLHEYSTLDGVQEDVVEILLNLKQLAVRLEPGYDEVYLTINKQGPCTITAGDIETSGKAEIINPDFVIAHVTSDREFAMTLRLLQRRRGFSVNQDVNLAESEVRPIGVMTLEAGFNPLSQCAFEVEAIDGNSELLSLSISTNGTIDPREAVELAMTYLYEQVSVFVDLKAPIGLAKQSDTPDVDPVLLRPVDDLELTVRSANCLKAENVRFLGDLVQYTESDLLKIPNLGRKSLTEIKSILSERGLSLGMRLDSWPPEELMGK
- the rplQ gene encoding 50S ribosomal protein L17, with amino-acid sequence MRHQRKSRKFGRTSSHRRAMFRNMTASLIKHEVIKTTLAKAKELRGVVEPLITLAKRETAIRQDKELTEQQRNDKIVALRRLAFARIRNKEAVKQLFETLGPRYSERQGGYTRVLKCGHRFGDSAPMAFIELVDRPIEIEADEE
- the secY gene encoding preprotein translocase subunit SecY gives rise to the protein MSRQKKMMNKGGGLTELKHRLLFVLIGIIVFRLGSYIPVPGIDPHQLSQFFSGQDSTILGMFNMFSGGALSRFTIFALGVMPYISASIIFQLLTQVVPSLEEIKKEGESGKRKITQYTRYATFALALFQSLGIAKFLAGKGLILAGVSPIMFYISAVVTLTTGSMFLMWLGEQMTERGVGNGISMLIFSGIVAGLPTAIVHTLEQTQRGDLSLIVLLFIVIIVLAVTAFVVYMERAQRRITVNYARRQQGRKMYAPQSSHLPLKINMAGVIPPIFASSILLFPATIGQWFGSGTSGLTWLGKIGLALAPGQPLYLIVFAIAIIFFCFFYTALVFNPKETADNLKKSGAFIPGIRPGEQTAKYIDATMSRLTLVGSIYITAVCLLPLILMQFWSVPFYFGGTSLLIVVVVIMDFIAQVQSHMMSTKYDSLLKKANLTSFGR
- the rpsC gene encoding 30S ribosomal protein S3, whose protein sequence is MGQKVSPVGIRLGYIKDWNSVWYADSKDYATKLHEDIRVREYLHKKLKHAALSHVKIERPAQNAKVTLYTARPGIVIGKKGEDVEILRAELNKFMGVPVQVNIEEIKKPETDAQLVADGIAQQLEKRVMFRRAMKRAIQAAMKAGAQGVKVMVSGRLGGAEIARSEWAREGRVPLHTFRADIDYATSEALTTYGIIGVKVWIFKGEVIPGERNQQPEQTEKKAPKRRSRRGAN
- the rplE gene encoding 50S ribosomal protein L5, whose product is MIRLKDKYHEKVVPALLEKFGYENVMQVPKIEKITLNMGVGEATRDKKVMDHAVRDLEAIAGQKVIVTKSRKSIAGFKIRDGWPIGCKVTLRGERMYEFFDRLIAVAIPRVRDFRGLNNKSFDGHGNYSMGMREQIAFPEIDYDKIDAIRGLDITITTSAKTDDEGRALLEAFNFPLKS